A genomic stretch from Lathyrus oleraceus cultivar Zhongwan6 chromosome 2, CAAS_Psat_ZW6_1.0, whole genome shotgun sequence includes:
- the LOC127122062 gene encoding uncharacterized protein LOC127122062, protein MQGFALGKKALAEKVEKLELASIANNGNSQEGNSDNGPGGSRGGGDPRKKATNGGVVINNGGGLGFAAGSGPSYVGNTLKETQFSPFFGAMTVNVISEDKSKIGVTGVDQLRTPLSVVKGHLLKNGVFPGCDNYCAACTVTANGCVMLRETVQKMMDEGSLRFEKVALENEDISTITIYFDPVHLSVPTDVVPISITVPGPIPYESDGDVPWDYGGDVYCNGKKKEDHDAVDTTVSKVDNAGLSGFTRSGRLFAPNTLRGGDVEKEQRDKAEALARAKGKQVVNEDTPRTVQAPVEPESEFDAEAEEFLRIIKKSEYKLVDHLQQTLSKISILSLLLSSEGHRDALLKILKRAYVPQEITVNQLKTVVSSVNASHGLGFTDLDLTMDGRNHNKALAKLDCEGLILRPTDLVVRAFDGSKRVVFREVELPVKIGPEVFKSVFCVMNIQLAYSFCGEEDIFVIQLSSFKCVEMDGEIFETPSQAFETVKVENVVFTEREKKPSIASYKQAVEVVKSGEAPGWGRVIDVAVKKDKFGIGYQSGQGLSGPNKGRRQPFTFTSAGMLDPCRICAESLLVHAESSLCM, encoded by the exons atgcaagggttcgcccTGGGGAAGAAAGCACTCGCCGAgaaagtggagaagcttgagctGGCTTCGATTGCCAATAATGGCAATAGTCAAGAGGGTAACTCCGACAATGGTCCTGGTGGTTCTAGGGGTGGTGGCGATCCCAGAAAGAAGGCAACTAATGGTGGTGTAGTCATCAACAATGGGGGTGGTCTTGGTTTTGCTGCAGGCAGTGGCCCAAGTTATGTTGGCAACACTCTGAAGGAAACTCAGTTTTCTCCGTTCTTTGGGGct ATGACGGTGAATGTAATTTCTGAGGATAAAAGTAAAATCGGGGTGACAGgtgtggatcagttgaggaccCCATTGTCTGTGGTCAAGGGTCATTTGTTAAAGAATGGAGTTTTTCCTGGTTGTGATAATTATTGTGCTGCTTGTACTGTAACTGCAAATGGGTGTGTAATGTTGAGGGAGACGGTTCAGAAAATGATGGATGAGGGGAGTCTCCGATTCGAGAAAGTTGCTTTGGAGAATGAGGATATTTCAACGATAACCATTTATTTCGATCCTGTCCACTTGTCAGTGCCGACAGATGTGGTTCCAATTtccatcacggtacctggacctATTCCGTATGAAAGTGATGGTGATGTGCCTTGGGACTATGGTGGTGATGTGTATTGCAATGGGAAAAAGAAAGAAGACCATGATGCAGTTGataccaccgtttcaaaggtggacAATGCCGGGcttagtggtttcactcgcagcgggagGTTGTTTGCACCTAACACGTTGAGAGGTGGAGACGTAGAAAAAGAACAgagagataaggccgaggctttagccagggcaaaaggaaagCAGGTGGTGAATGAGGATACTCCTAGAACGGTACAGGCGCCTGTTGAGCCGGAAAGTGAGTTTGATGCTGAAGCCGAGGAGTTTTTGAGAATTATtaagaagtctgagtacaaacttgttgatcatttgcagcagactcTGTCCAAAATTTCGATCTTATCTTTGCTGTTGAGTTCAGAAGGTCATAGAGATGCTTTGTTGAAGATCTTGAAGAGGGCCTACGTCCCGCAGGAGATTACAGTCAATCAATTAAAGACAGTGGTATCGAGTgttaatgccagccatgggttgggtttcactgatctcgaTCTTACTATGGACGGGCGCAATCACAATAAG GCCTTGGCTAAATTGGATTGCGAGGGATTGATTTTGAGGCCTACTGATCTGGTGGTTAGAGCATTTGATGGCTCTAAAAGGGTTGTGTTCAGGGAAGTTGAGCTCCCCGTAAAGATTGGTCCTGAGGTGTTCAAATCTGTGTTTTGTGTCATGAACATTCAGCTGGCGTACAGCT TTTGCGGTGAGGAGGATATTTTTGTCATCCAGTTGTCATCATTTAAGTgtgtggaaatggacggtgaaatattcgAAACACCAAGCcaggcgtttgaaaccgtcaaggtggagaatgtCGTTTTCACGGAAAGAGAGAAGAAGCCATCCATTGCTTCTTATAAACAGGCTGTGGAGGTGGTGAAAAGTGGAgaggccccaggttggggaagagTGATAGATGTTGCGGTGAAGAAGGATaagtttgggattggttatcagtCAGGCCAAGGCTTGTCTGGACCAAATAAAGGTCGTCGCCAAccgttcacattcaccagtgctggaatgctagatccatGCCGTATCTGTGct